Proteins encoded in a region of the Methylobacterium radiotolerans JCM 2831 genome:
- a CDS encoding DUF2946 family protein produces MPVHKPPRLRRGRPGLPGAVLIVLALWIQALAPAVALRMAQADRGVLPGQILCGHASDQVGDVAIGLHAPATGSCALCGLCRAGAVPPLLPASPGLARRLRWTAVAWPIPPPVRAASVPIIVGQPRGPPRSA; encoded by the coding sequence GTGCCCGTGCACAAGCCTCCGCGCCTGAGACGCGGGCGTCCGGGTCTTCCGGGCGCGGTGCTGATCGTGCTCGCGCTCTGGATCCAGGCGCTCGCACCGGCCGTCGCGCTCCGGATGGCGCAGGCGGATCGGGGCGTGCTGCCCGGCCAGATCCTGTGCGGGCACGCGTCGGATCAGGTCGGGGACGTCGCCATCGGCCTGCACGCGCCGGCAACGGGGTCCTGCGCCCTCTGCGGGCTGTGTCGCGCCGGCGCCGTCCCGCCGCTCCTCCCGGCCTCGCCCGGCCTCGCGCGCCGCCTGCGCTGGACAGCGGTGGCGTGGCCGATCCCGCCCCCTGTCCGGGCCGCGTCGGTCCCCATCATCGTCGGCCAGCCCCGCGGGCCGCCCCGCTCCGCCTGA
- a CDS encoding PepSY-associated TM helix domain-containing protein → MSIVLHGDAPAYGAAATRRLSRDAVYRAVWRWHFYAGLLCLPFLISLSATGALYLFKDEINGSLFAYRTRVAPSETAPMGPDRLIFNALQAVPDAAPVTYTDPASPDAAARVTLASGERRIHVYLNPYTGDVLDRVDRDRELMAVVRGLHSLVLVGPLANAVIEIVAGFAIILVVTGAYLWWPRGRMGGVVTLRAGPRRRVWWRDLHAVTGFVAGGGLLFLALTGLPWSIWWGQELRAWSNAAGLGQPAALWANRPVSTVPLRDRLEDAGWTLQDAPVPRSAPAAAAASVGIDDAVAILRSLGMPRGFELALPVGADGVYAAAIYPRDVTRQRVLTLDQYSGRPLVDVRFGDLGPVGRAIQYGIGIHKGEHWGRANQFAMLGFCLATILLAVTAGTMWWKRRPAGGLGVPPWPRDRRVAATVTVIILGLGALFPLTGLAIAAMIGFDLAAGRLRRRWAH, encoded by the coding sequence ATGTCGATTGTTCTCCACGGCGACGCCCCCGCATACGGGGCGGCCGCCACGCGGCGACTGTCCCGCGACGCCGTCTATCGGGCCGTCTGGCGGTGGCACTTCTACGCGGGCCTGCTGTGCCTTCCGTTCCTGATCAGCCTCTCGGCCACCGGCGCGCTCTACCTGTTCAAGGACGAGATCAACGGCAGCCTGTTCGCGTACCGGACCCGGGTCGCGCCGAGCGAGACGGCGCCGATGGGTCCGGACCGGCTGATCTTCAACGCGCTGCAGGCCGTGCCGGACGCCGCGCCCGTCACCTACACCGACCCGGCCTCGCCGGACGCCGCGGCACGCGTCACCCTCGCTTCGGGCGAGCGCCGGATCCACGTCTACCTGAATCCGTATACCGGCGACGTGCTCGACCGGGTCGACCGGGACCGCGAGCTCATGGCGGTGGTCCGCGGGCTGCACAGCCTCGTGCTGGTCGGCCCCCTGGCGAACGCCGTCATCGAGATCGTCGCGGGCTTCGCGATCATCCTGGTGGTGACGGGCGCGTACCTGTGGTGGCCCCGCGGCCGGATGGGCGGCGTCGTGACCCTGCGCGCCGGCCCGCGCCGGCGCGTGTGGTGGCGCGACCTTCACGCCGTCACCGGGTTCGTCGCCGGCGGCGGGCTGCTCTTCCTGGCGCTGACCGGCCTGCCCTGGTCGATCTGGTGGGGACAGGAGCTGCGCGCGTGGTCCAACGCCGCCGGCCTCGGCCAGCCGGCCGCGCTCTGGGCGAACCGGCCGGTCTCGACGGTGCCTCTACGCGACCGGCTGGAAGATGCCGGCTGGACTCTGCAGGACGCGCCCGTGCCGCGCTCGGCGCCGGCCGCCGCGGCCGCGAGCGTCGGCATCGACGACGCCGTGGCGATCCTCCGAAGTCTGGGAATGCCCCGCGGCTTCGAGCTGGCGCTGCCCGTCGGCGCGGACGGCGTCTACGCCGCCGCAATCTACCCGCGCGACGTCACGCGGCAGCGGGTCCTGACCCTCGACCAGTATTCCGGCCGCCCGCTGGTGGACGTCCGCTTCGGCGATCTCGGACCCGTCGGCCGGGCGATTCAGTACGGGATCGGCATCCACAAGGGCGAGCACTGGGGCCGCGCGAACCAGTTCGCGATGCTGGGCTTCTGCCTCGCCACCATCCTGCTCGCCGTCACCGCCGGAACGATGTGGTGGAAGCGGCGCCCGGCCGGCGGCCTCGGCGTGCCGCCCTGGCCGCGCGACCGGCGGGTGGCCGCGACGGTGACCGTGATCATCCTCGGGCTCGGGGCGCTCTTCCCGCTGACCGGGCTCGCCATCGCCGCCATGATCGGCTTCGACCTCGCCGCGGGCCGGCTCCGAAGGCGGTGGGCGCACTGA
- a CDS encoding septal ring lytic transglycosylase RlpA family protein — MPLRHAARAALACLALAGSVPCAQAEVASWYGSGHRTANGERFAPDGLTAAHRSLPFGTRVRVTYGRRSVVVRINDRGPFIAGRAIDLSRGAARAIGLSGVGRVHLAILG, encoded by the coding sequence ATGCCCCTGCGTCACGCGGCGCGGGCCGCCCTCGCGTGCCTCGCGCTCGCGGGATCGGTCCCGTGCGCCCAGGCTGAAGTCGCGTCCTGGTACGGCTCCGGCCACCGCACGGCGAACGGTGAGCGGTTCGCGCCCGACGGGCTGACCGCCGCGCATCGGAGCCTGCCGTTCGGGACCCGGGTGCGGGTGACCTACGGCCGCCGGTCGGTGGTCGTGCGGATCAACGACCGCGGCCCGTTCATCGCCGGCCGGGCGATCGACCTCTCGCGCGGCGCGGCCCGGGCCATCGGCCTGTCGGGCGTCGGCCGCGTCCACCTCGCCATCCTCGGCTGA
- a CDS encoding tail fiber domain-containing protein encodes MGVWNWSLSAARNALSDALIQAIDGASARNLPGLVRSVMAAMRAYADDQGGGIVTTGTANAYVAATSSGVSELRPGMSLLLRLDRTNTGAASLNVDGSGPKPWRDIAGKEFDPGDLVAGTTVSVVYDETTDAWLATGWVIGGNATKLRITLPGGASQPLTSAIAPVVALGIARADIPSRIIPINSFRVSGFAVAGDYGVGATYIRGTSAGPMAIQDAAGTWFQLDLGKPAMQAGWFGVVPNVLTVIQATANRVGLNVAKPFLTTGRTLYMPSGKIAIVPDPARINDPAWELGNGTDTTVSTVAGFSVLPAGGCSTPGGGEVGGPGGTELVAVGSWGTGAMFRLNGPITGVDIRLSANCMGIAATGVDVVHAFRSNLEFEVQRYTVNGAVLRTINGPTFNGLTQGFMECTGRITTTLPATRTAEGTVLRAYEATVAKGAPGYFYQGFSRNHLRIKAEIPGAAGCAAVVIDRIDNNFLPMMFTYAGGNGADAGSGGVRGIASQDGFFPCENTFFGGHILGGWIGSWGTGGNRAPAYSTSDGETLPPPSFVWDTHTGLFGGIRRMYADDSGSVGAPSYTFGSAQNSGLFLVPGSGGAVGLTAGGVLGVHADTAGRVGLGMAPVAGYGAAIAGDVALAGGSRTIMATSGSFLQLQGPNTVYLSTGGTQRVTVDSTGLSVAAAGTFGGGLTAGGDLNLGGGSRTIAATAGVFLQVQAPTTVYLTTGGVQRVTVDSTGLTVAAGGSFGTTLNVTGKGTFGNDLAVTGTGTFGAVTTAGAGSLGSLAVTGNGTVGGTFGATGAASFGSTLTVTGKATLNNDLALSGALTVGGTLTSTGKGTFNGGLAVTGTATLNSGLTVVGASSLSGDVSLDGGSRTIAASSGTFLQLQAPTTLYLTTAGAQQVAVDSTGISPAATNTRDLGKSASLQWRNLYLQNAVTVNSDAKLKDEIEAIPDSVLRAVRAVPMRRYKLKHSIAEKGADKARWHVGVIAQDIAAAFEAEGEDAFAWSVLCRTPDTVMVPVAVDDPEADGGRRVEIEERPVLDADGRQTSTLSVRYDEWQNLVLAARLAA; translated from the coding sequence ATGGGTGTCTGGAACTGGTCGCTGTCTGCGGCCCGTAATGCGCTGTCCGATGCCCTGATCCAGGCCATCGACGGAGCCTCGGCGCGCAACCTGCCGGGCCTGGTCCGGTCCGTGATGGCGGCGATGCGCGCCTACGCGGACGACCAGGGCGGCGGCATCGTCACGACCGGCACGGCCAACGCCTACGTCGCGGCGACCTCGTCGGGCGTGTCCGAGCTCCGGCCGGGCATGTCCCTGTTGCTGCGGCTCGACCGCACCAACACCGGGGCGGCCAGCCTCAACGTCGACGGCTCCGGGCCGAAGCCCTGGCGGGACATCGCCGGGAAGGAGTTCGATCCGGGCGACCTCGTGGCCGGCACCACCGTCTCGGTGGTCTACGACGAGACCACCGACGCGTGGCTCGCCACCGGCTGGGTGATCGGCGGCAACGCGACGAAGCTTCGGATCACGCTGCCGGGCGGCGCATCGCAGCCGCTCACCTCGGCGATCGCGCCCGTGGTCGCGCTGGGCATCGCCCGCGCGGACATCCCCAGCCGCATCATCCCGATCAACTCATTCAGGGTGTCCGGCTTCGCGGTCGCGGGCGATTACGGCGTCGGCGCGACCTACATCCGCGGCACCTCGGCCGGCCCGATGGCGATCCAGGACGCCGCCGGGACGTGGTTCCAGCTCGACCTCGGCAAGCCGGCCATGCAGGCGGGCTGGTTCGGCGTCGTGCCGAACGTGCTCACGGTGATCCAGGCCACGGCGAACCGCGTCGGCCTCAACGTCGCCAAGCCGTTCCTGACCACCGGCCGGACCCTGTACATGCCGTCCGGCAAGATCGCGATCGTGCCCGATCCGGCCAGGATCAACGACCCGGCCTGGGAACTGGGCAACGGCACCGACACCACGGTCTCGACCGTGGCGGGCTTCTCGGTCCTGCCGGCAGGCGGCTGCTCGACCCCCGGCGGCGGCGAGGTCGGCGGCCCGGGCGGCACCGAGCTCGTCGCCGTCGGCTCCTGGGGCACGGGGGCGATGTTCCGGCTCAACGGCCCGATCACCGGCGTGGACATCCGCCTGTCGGCGAACTGCATGGGCATCGCGGCGACCGGCGTCGACGTGGTCCACGCGTTCCGGTCGAACCTCGAGTTCGAGGTGCAGCGCTACACCGTGAACGGGGCGGTGCTGCGGACGATCAACGGCCCGACCTTCAACGGCCTGACGCAGGGCTTCATGGAGTGCACGGGGCGGATCACCACGACGCTGCCGGCGACCCGCACCGCCGAGGGTACGGTGCTGCGCGCCTACGAGGCGACCGTCGCCAAGGGCGCGCCCGGGTACTTCTACCAGGGCTTCAGCCGCAACCACCTGCGCATCAAGGCCGAGATCCCCGGCGCGGCCGGCTGCGCCGCGGTCGTCATCGACCGGATCGACAACAACTTCCTGCCGATGATGTTCACCTATGCCGGCGGCAACGGGGCCGATGCCGGCTCGGGCGGCGTGCGCGGCATCGCGAGCCAGGACGGCTTCTTCCCGTGCGAGAACACGTTCTTCGGCGGGCACATCCTCGGCGGCTGGATCGGGAGCTGGGGGACCGGCGGCAACCGCGCCCCGGCCTACTCGACCTCGGACGGCGAGACGCTGCCCCCGCCCTCCTTCGTCTGGGACACGCACACCGGCCTGTTCGGCGGAATCCGCCGGATGTACGCCGACGACAGCGGCTCGGTCGGAGCTCCGAGCTACACCTTCGGGTCCGCGCAGAACTCCGGCCTGTTCCTCGTCCCCGGCAGCGGCGGCGCGGTCGGCCTGACCGCCGGCGGCGTGCTCGGCGTGCACGCGGACACCGCGGGCCGCGTCGGTCTCGGCATGGCGCCGGTCGCGGGCTACGGGGCGGCGATCGCCGGCGACGTCGCCCTCGCGGGCGGCTCCCGGACGATCATGGCGACCTCGGGCAGCTTCCTCCAGCTCCAGGGCCCGAACACCGTCTACCTGTCGACCGGCGGCACGCAGCGCGTCACGGTCGACAGCACCGGCCTGTCCGTGGCGGCGGCCGGCACCTTCGGCGGCGGCCTGACCGCGGGCGGGGATCTCAACCTCGGCGGCGGGTCGCGCACCATCGCGGCGACGGCCGGCGTGTTCCTCCAGGTCCAGGCGCCGACGACGGTCTACCTGACCACGGGCGGCGTGCAGCGGGTGACGGTGGACAGCACCGGCCTCACGGTCGCGGCCGGGGGCTCATTCGGGACCACGCTCAACGTCACCGGCAAGGGCACCTTCGGGAACGACCTCGCCGTGACCGGCACGGGCACGTTCGGCGCGGTCACCACCGCCGGCGCGGGCTCGCTCGGCTCGCTCGCCGTCACCGGCAACGGCACGGTCGGCGGGACCTTCGGCGCGACGGGCGCGGCGAGCTTCGGCTCGACCCTGACCGTGACCGGCAAGGCAACGCTGAACAACGACCTCGCCCTCTCCGGCGCGCTCACGGTCGGCGGCACCCTGACCAGCACCGGCAAGGGCACGTTCAACGGCGGTCTCGCCGTGACCGGTACGGCGACGCTCAACTCCGGGCTGACCGTGGTGGGCGCCAGCAGCCTGTCGGGCGACGTCAGCCTCGACGGCGGCTCGCGCACGATCGCCGCCTCGAGCGGGACCTTCCTGCAGCTCCAGGCCCCGACCACCCTGTACCTGACCACGGCCGGGGCCCAGCAGGTCGCGGTCGACAGCACCGGCATCTCGCCGGCCGCGACCAACACCCGCGACCTCGGCAAGAGCGCGTCGCTCCAGTGGCGCAACCTCTACCTCCAGAACGCGGTCACGGTGAACTCGGACGCGAAGCTGAAGGACGAGATCGAGGCCATCCCCGACAGCGTGCTGCGCGCGGTGCGGGCGGTGCCGATGCGCCGGTACAAGCTCAAGCACTCGATCGCGGAGAAGGGTGCCGACAAGGCGCGCTGGCACGTCGGGGTGATCGCGCAGGACATCGCCGCGGCGTTCGAGGCCGAGGGCGAGGACGCCTTCGCCTGGTCGGTGCTGTGCCGGACCCCCGACACCGTCATGGTGCCGGTGGCGGTCGACGATCCGGAGGCCGACGGCGGCCGGCGCGTCGAGATCGAGGAACGCCCCGTGCTCGACGCCGACGGCCGGCAGACCAGCACGCTCTCGGTCCGGTACGACGAGTGGCAGAACCTCGTCCTGGCCGCGCGCCTCGCCGCCTGA
- a CDS encoding phage tail protein: protein MPGVINWDVAPSGNDVSDPPILFNEGQPAKTINDAMRALMASVALWLVDNSGVNQAFGSDAYTVITQQGVSAKAAGRAHTLKFRTTTTNLNPCTLAADNNAPKPWLRWDGTQFGPGDIGQNVVWSVVYDPVAQVYRTLSPTTEQAGAIKAFAGPNVPSGWEICDGRAVSRTAYAALFATISTGWGNGDGFTTFNLPDARGRTLFGANRGTGRLTAAGGLDGSLGNMGGADQVVMLAPQMPSHIHTSTMSPAGFFEPEIQKAGAHDHGGTKVGGDHAHSGTTGLSGTHTHGGTTDTSGDHAHVVQYGYGLVSTQTPNNAQVVTGINLGSQGNGQTTQSGPHQHTFTTGQGGNHTHAFSTDPGGSHAHEIPVDGDHTHTIDPTPNHVHTLVIDAAGSGAPHPNVPPGAVVIWAIKT, encoded by the coding sequence ATGCCCGGCGTCATCAACTGGGACGTCGCGCCCTCGGGCAACGACGTCTCGGATCCCCCGATCCTGTTCAACGAAGGGCAGCCGGCCAAGACGATCAACGACGCGATGCGGGCGCTCATGGCCTCCGTCGCGCTGTGGCTGGTCGACAACTCCGGGGTGAACCAGGCCTTCGGGTCGGACGCCTACACCGTCATCACCCAGCAGGGTGTGTCCGCGAAGGCCGCGGGCCGGGCGCACACGCTCAAGTTCCGCACGACCACGACCAACCTCAACCCGTGCACGCTCGCGGCCGACAACAACGCGCCCAAGCCGTGGCTGCGCTGGGACGGGACGCAGTTCGGGCCGGGCGACATCGGCCAGAACGTCGTGTGGTCGGTGGTCTACGACCCGGTCGCGCAGGTCTACCGCACCCTGTCGCCCACCACCGAGCAGGCCGGCGCGATCAAGGCCTTCGCCGGGCCCAACGTGCCCTCGGGCTGGGAGATCTGCGACGGCCGTGCGGTCTCGCGCACCGCCTACGCCGCCCTGTTCGCCACGATCAGCACGGGATGGGGCAACGGCGACGGCTTCACGACCTTCAACCTGCCCGATGCGCGCGGGCGCACCCTGTTCGGCGCCAATCGCGGCACCGGCCGGCTCACCGCGGCGGGCGGCCTCGACGGCTCGCTCGGCAACATGGGCGGCGCCGACCAGGTGGTGATGCTGGCCCCGCAGATGCCGAGCCACATCCACACCTCGACCATGTCGCCGGCCGGGTTCTTCGAGCCCGAGATCCAGAAGGCCGGCGCGCACGACCACGGCGGCACGAAGGTCGGCGGCGACCACGCGCATTCCGGCACGACCGGGCTCAGCGGCACCCACACCCACGGCGGCACGACCGACACGAGCGGCGATCACGCCCACGTCGTGCAGTACGGCTACGGCCTCGTCAGCACCCAGACGCCGAACAACGCCCAGGTGGTCACCGGCATCAATCTCGGCTCGCAGGGCAACGGCCAGACGACGCAGAGCGGGCCGCACCAGCACACCTTCACGACCGGCCAGGGCGGCAACCACACGCACGCCTTCTCGACCGATCCCGGCGGTTCGCACGCGCACGAGATCCCGGTCGACGGCGACCACACCCACACGATCGATCCGACCCCGAACCACGTCCACACGCTGGTGATCGACGCGGCCGGTTCCGGCGCCCCGCATCCGAACGTGCCCCCGGGGGCCGTCGTGATCTGGGCCATCAAGACCTAA